A window of Lentibacillus sp. Marseille-P4043 contains these coding sequences:
- a CDS encoding Gfo/Idh/MocA family protein, which yields MAKLRIAVIGCGSIAKNRHLIEYHNNPDAEIVAVCDIIEERAKTFAEKYEAQAYTNYETLLAEVTVDAVSVCLPNYLHAPVSIAALQAGCHVLCEKPMATSKEEAENMIQAAKENNKKLMIAHNQRFVSSHQKAKDLIASGEVGKIYSFRTIFGHGGPEGWSVDGKDSWFFRKDQAFIGAMGDLGVHKADLLRYLLGEEFVEVAGFVGTNAKENTDVDDNAVCILKSESGIIGTLAASWAYTANEDNSTVIYGENAILRLEDDPNYSLIVNYKNGEVVKYELGGIQSNEEGGQTTTHVIDHFVDCVVNDKEPLIDGKEGMKSLNVILAALDSEQTRKVSSLEM from the coding sequence ATGGCAAAACTACGAATCGCAGTGATTGGCTGTGGAAGTATTGCAAAAAATAGACACTTAATCGAGTATCATAACAATCCAGACGCGGAAATCGTTGCCGTGTGCGATATTATCGAGGAACGTGCGAAGACATTTGCTGAAAAATACGAAGCTCAGGCGTATACAAACTATGAAACATTGTTGGCAGAAGTTACGGTCGATGCTGTTAGTGTTTGTTTGCCGAACTATCTGCATGCACCTGTTTCCATCGCTGCCTTACAAGCCGGCTGTCACGTACTTTGTGAAAAACCGATGGCAACGTCAAAAGAAGAAGCGGAAAACATGATTCAAGCGGCAAAAGAAAACAATAAAAAATTAATGATTGCCCATAATCAGCGATTTGTTTCTTCTCACCAGAAAGCAAAGGATCTAATTGCGAGTGGCGAAGTGGGTAAAATTTATAGCTTCCGTACAATATTTGGCCATGGCGGTCCTGAAGGCTGGAGTGTGGATGGGAAGGATAGTTGGTTCTTCCGCAAAGATCAAGCATTCATTGGAGCAATGGGTGACCTTGGCGTGCACAAAGCAGATTTACTTCGCTATCTTTTAGGAGAAGAATTCGTTGAGGTTGCTGGATTTGTCGGAACAAATGCAAAAGAAAACACCGATGTCGATGATAACGCGGTTTGTATTTTGAAATCGGAAAGCGGGATTATCGGAACACTTGCAGCAAGTTGGGCATATACGGCAAACGAGGATAATTCGACGGTTATTTATGGGGAAAATGCGATTCTTCGTTTGGAAGACGACCCAAATTATTCGCTGATCGTGAATTATAAAAATGGGGAAGTCGTGAAATATGAATTGGGTGGCATTCAATCGAATGAAGAGGGCGGTCAAACAACAACACACGTGATCGATCATTTTGTGGACTGTGTTGTTAATGACAAGGAACCGCTGATCGATGGAAAAGAAGGAATGAAATCGCTTAACGTTATTTTAGCGGCATTGGATTCTGAGCAAACGAGAAAAGTCAGCAGTCTGGAGATGTAA